One segment of Niallia sp. Man26 DNA contains the following:
- a CDS encoding universal stress protein produces MYNNILLAVDGSEHSRRAAKEAVKIASISKESTVKIVYVVDFSKARTEVLHAHNGEELEVARKKRLIPIEEILESNKIKFSIQLLHGEPGPTIVEYANKGSYDIVIIGSRGLNSLQEMVLGSVSHKVVKRVVCPVLIVK; encoded by the coding sequence ATGTATAACAATATTTTATTAGCAGTTGATGGATCAGAACATTCTAGAAGAGCAGCAAAAGAGGCAGTTAAGATAGCATCTATTAGTAAGGAAAGCACGGTAAAGATTGTTTATGTAGTTGATTTTTCAAAAGCTAGAACAGAAGTCCTTCATGCTCACAATGGTGAGGAATTAGAGGTAGCAAGAAAAAAAAGATTAATACCTATTGAAGAAATTTTAGAGTCTAACAAAATAAAATTCTCGATACAATTATTACATGGAGAACCAGGCCCAACCATTGTGGAGTATGCTAATAAAGGAAGTTATGACATCGTGATAATTGGCAGTAGAGGATTAAACTCACTTCAAGAAATGGTGTTGGGAAGTGTAAGCCATAAGGTTGTAAAAAGGGTAGTATGTCCAGTGTTAATTGTAAAATAA